From a single Bacillus sp. BGMRC 2118 genomic region:
- the modA gene encoding molybdate ABC transporter substrate-binding protein — MKKIQLLLCFVILLVAGCSSPSKEKIEITVSAAASLKDALNEIKVIFEKENKDIVIYYNLGSTGSLQQQVMQGAPTDVFLSASKEHLTKLIDNNLINQNHSSDIVSNSLVVIGPNSEDFSIQSLKDLLAIDRISIGTPETVPAGKYAKEALQTEQIWDGIEPKLVPAKDVRQVLSYVESENVQVGIVYKTDAMISKKIKVLYEIPVNLHSPLVYSAGVVKKTKHAEEAQVFYQFIQSKEAISIFEEYGFKGLNE, encoded by the coding sequence TTGAAAAAAATACAATTACTCTTATGTTTTGTCATTTTACTAGTAGCAGGCTGCTCATCTCCATCAAAGGAAAAAATAGAAATCACTGTGTCGGCAGCTGCTAGCTTAAAAGACGCCCTAAATGAAATAAAGGTTATTTTTGAAAAGGAAAATAAGGATATTGTCATCTACTATAATCTCGGCTCTACTGGATCTCTTCAGCAGCAGGTGATGCAAGGTGCACCGACAGATGTCTTTTTATCTGCTTCAAAAGAGCATCTTACTAAACTTATAGACAATAATCTGATCAATCAGAATCACTCTTCTGACATAGTAAGCAACTCCCTTGTTGTTATTGGACCGAATTCGGAAGACTTCAGCATTCAATCGTTAAAAGATTTACTAGCGATAGATAGAATCTCTATTGGCACACCGGAAACTGTTCCTGCTGGAAAATATGCAAAAGAAGCATTACAAACCGAGCAAATATGGGATGGAATTGAACCTAAATTAGTTCCAGCAAAAGATGTCAGGCAAGTATTATCCTATGTAGAAAGTGAAAATGTGCAAGTAGGTATTGTGTATAAAACGGATGCAATGATCTCAAAAAAGATAAAAGTACTATATGAAATACCTGTGAACCTTCATTCACCGCTTGTCTATTCAGCAGGAGTCGTAAAAAAGACAAAACATGCCGAGGAAGCTCAGGTTTTTTATCAGTTTATACAAAGTAAAGAAGCCATCTCTATATTTGAAGAATATGGGTTTAAGGGATTGAACGAATAA
- the modB gene encoding molybdate ABC transporter permease subunit — protein MVEEFINPIKISLQVAGLASIIVIIFGTLIARVMTQRKFRGKLVVETLFLMPLVLPPSVVGFVLLVMFGVNSPIGQVIEWVFHQPVVFTIWAAVIASTVVSFPLMYQSAKNGFESVDSDIEDAARVDGANGRQVFSYISLPLAKTYLLSGIILSFARALGEFGATLMVAGNIPGKTQTVPTAIYLAIETGNMGLAWLWAGIMVLLSFLMLVFVSTIKPSY, from the coding sequence ATGGTGGAAGAATTTATTAATCCAATCAAAATATCATTACAAGTAGCAGGTTTAGCAAGTATTATTGTTATTATTTTCGGAACGTTAATTGCCCGTGTGATGACTCAGAGGAAGTTTAGGGGAAAGCTTGTGGTAGAGACATTATTTTTAATGCCGTTAGTTCTACCACCATCAGTAGTTGGCTTTGTACTGTTAGTGATGTTTGGCGTGAATAGTCCAATAGGTCAGGTTATCGAGTGGGTATTTCATCAGCCGGTTGTCTTTACCATATGGGCAGCTGTGATCGCATCAACAGTTGTTTCTTTTCCGTTAATGTATCAATCTGCCAAAAATGGATTCGAGTCTGTAGATTCAGATATCGAGGATGCGGCAAGAGTAGATGGCGCAAATGGAAGGCAAGTGTTTTCTTACATTTCCCTCCCACTAGCGAAAACATATTTGCTTTCTGGCATTATATTAAGCTTTGCTAGAGCGTTAGGAGAATTTGGGGCAACACTAATGGTAGCTGGAAATATCCCGGGGAAAACACAGACTGTTCCTACAGCCATATACCTGGCTATTGAAACAGGGAATATGGGACTTGCATGGCTATGGGCTGGCATTATGGTACTCCTTTCATTTCTTATGCTAGTATTCGTTTCGACAATAAAACCAAGTTATTAG
- a CDS encoding (deoxy)nucleoside triphosphate pyrophosphohydrolase produces MHEIKVVGAVIVNEQGEILCAKRSRTMAMPGKWEFPGGKVENNENEQDALIREMKEELQCEIEVKDKIAETLHKYAEFTILLVTFHAKIISGTPVKKEHEELRWCKVEELKELDWAEADIPTVKLLLM; encoded by the coding sequence ATGCATGAAATTAAAGTGGTTGGAGCTGTTATTGTAAATGAACAAGGAGAAATACTTTGTGCAAAGCGTTCAAGGACGATGGCTATGCCCGGAAAGTGGGAGTTTCCAGGTGGAAAAGTAGAAAATAATGAGAACGAACAAGATGCATTGATCAGAGAAATGAAGGAAGAATTACAATGTGAGATCGAAGTAAAAGACAAAATTGCAGAGACACTTCATAAATATGCTGAGTTCACCATTTTGCTCGTTACTTTTCACGCGAAAATCATCTCTGGAACTCCAGTAAAAAAAGAACATGAGGAGTTGCGATGGTGTAAGGTAGAAGAATTAAAGGAGTTGGATTGGGCTGAAGCTGATATTCCAACTGTGAAGCTATTGCTGATGTGA
- a CDS encoding EcsC family protein: MENKEKLLQQLKIIENWENEQKGLWFWERIGRLPFKLLDKITPAFVQKKIGVLLDELGQYIQSGGKYLVKEEKIVHKYQSNYRTTISTLEDISTVPLSVMNEICQDIVKDRQNFATVQGASTGFGGIFTLSVDIPLLLGLSLKTLQEIAMIYGYDPNDPNERIFIVKSLQFASSDIVGKQAILKELTDFYHRREHQDEMMSQLQGWREVIYTYRDQFGWKKLFQLIPVAGMVFGAFVNRSMISDISEAGTMLYQKRRIMDRLQNQY; this comes from the coding sequence ATGGAGAACAAGGAAAAATTACTTCAACAACTAAAAATCATTGAGAACTGGGAGAACGAACAAAAAGGATTATGGTTTTGGGAAAGAATTGGGCGTTTGCCTTTTAAGCTGCTGGATAAAATCACACCAGCTTTTGTTCAAAAGAAAATTGGTGTATTGCTAGATGAATTAGGACAATACATACAAAGTGGAGGAAAATATTTAGTGAAGGAAGAGAAGATTGTTCATAAGTATCAATCTAACTATCGTACTACTATTTCCACACTTGAAGATATCTCGACTGTTCCACTAAGCGTGATGAACGAGATATGCCAAGATATTGTAAAAGATCGCCAAAACTTTGCAACTGTCCAAGGTGCCTCTACAGGGTTTGGCGGAATTTTCACCTTATCAGTTGATATCCCCCTATTACTCGGCCTTTCGTTGAAAACCCTGCAAGAAATTGCCATGATTTATGGATACGATCCAAATGATCCGAATGAACGAATTTTTATCGTAAAAAGTCTTCAATTTGCATCCTCGGATATTGTTGGCAAACAAGCAATCTTGAAAGAACTTACTGATTTTTATCATCGCAGGGAACATCAAGATGAAATGATGAGTCAACTCCAGGGTTGGCGAGAAGTCATATATACATATCGCGATCAATTTGGCTGGAAGAAGCTCTTTCAATTAATCCCAGTTGCGGGGATGGTATTTGGCGCTTTTGTTAACCGCTCTATGATTTCAGATATTAGTGAAGCAGGAACGATGCTTTATCAAAAGAGAAGAATAATGGATCGATTACAAAACCAATACTAA
- a CDS encoding AAA family ATPase — translation MNKGTVILLNGVSSSGKSTLSKQLTTLLPDFFHLSSDDYDLVIEKMEDRENDRLIPVPTEYFIHRTIKMFSDKGINLIVDQILHDDETFDDCLEVLHHYPVLFVGVHCPLNELSRREKERGDRTVGQAAFQLGYVHQQKEVYDIEVNTAENTIKECAELIVQQLKKPTNGFAKTYSHRK, via the coding sequence ATGAATAAGGGGACCGTTATTCTTCTAAATGGAGTTTCTAGTTCAGGAAAATCCACGCTTTCAAAGCAATTAACCACTTTATTACCGGATTTTTTCCATCTCAGTAGCGATGACTACGATTTAGTCATAGAAAAAATGGAAGACAGAGAGAACGATAGATTAATCCCTGTACCGACGGAGTATTTTATTCACAGAACCATTAAAATGTTCTCAGACAAAGGAATAAACTTAATTGTCGATCAAATATTGCATGATGATGAAACATTTGATGATTGTCTTGAAGTCCTTCATCATTATCCGGTTTTATTTGTCGGCGTTCACTGTCCACTAAATGAACTTTCTAGACGTGAAAAAGAGCGTGGTGATAGAACTGTTGGACAAGCTGCTTTTCAATTAGGCTATGTCCATCAGCAAAAAGAAGTGTATGATATTGAAGTAAATACTGCGGAAAACACAATCAAAGAATGTGCTGAGTTGATTGTTCAACAATTGAAAAAACCAACGAATGGTTTTGCAAAAACCTATTCACACAGAAAATGA
- a CDS encoding SDR family oxidoreductase produces the protein MKILVTGATGKLGSKVVESLLKSNPASNLVVSVRNPEKAEELRNRGVEVRQGDFDRPETLDHAFKGIDRLLIISADGDNETRIQQHANAVQAAKRTGVKFIAYTSIANATESKNLMAPPHVATEAAIIKTGIPYSFLRNNWYLENEIGSIQGAIAGAPWVTSAGEGKVGWALQQDYADAAAAVLVGDGHENTVYELSGPLLTQDELATALGNVLGKDIPLQQVSDEQYAEIMKSLGLPDFVIPIVVGIQESIRNGSLEVESNDFEKVLGRPVTPINEALNQLVNLIS, from the coding sequence ATGAAAATTTTAGTAACTGGAGCAACAGGGAAATTAGGTTCAAAGGTTGTTGAATCATTATTGAAATCAAATCCTGCAAGTAATCTGGTTGTGAGTGTCCGAAATCCAGAGAAAGCAGAAGAACTTCGTAATCGTGGAGTGGAAGTTCGACAAGGAGATTTTGACCGTCCAGAAACATTAGATCATGCTTTTAAAGGGATTGACCGATTATTAATTATTTCTGCTGATGGTGACAATGAAACAAGAATCCAACAACATGCGAATGCTGTCCAAGCAGCTAAACGTACAGGGGTAAAATTTATTGCTTACACAAGCATAGCCAATGCAACAGAAAGCAAAAATTTGATGGCTCCACCTCATGTTGCGACAGAAGCCGCCATTATTAAAACGGGTATCCCATATTCATTCTTGCGTAACAATTGGTATTTGGAAAACGAAATTGGAAGTATTCAAGGTGCTATTGCAGGTGCTCCATGGGTAACTTCTGCTGGAGAAGGTAAAGTAGGTTGGGCACTACAACAAGATTACGCAGATGCTGCAGCAGCAGTTCTTGTTGGAGACGGTCACGAAAATACAGTGTATGAACTTTCAGGTCCACTTTTAACTCAAGATGAATTGGCAACTGCTCTTGGGAATGTATTGGGTAAAGATATACCTTTACAACAAGTTAGTGACGAACAATATGCAGAAATAATGAAAAGCTTAGGTTTACCGGATTTTGTGATCCCGATTGTAGTAGGAATTCAAGAAAGCATTAGAAACGGTTCACTAGAAGTAGAAAGCAATGATTTTGAGAAAGTTCTTGGTCGTCCAGTTACGCCGATCAATGAAGCTCTTAACCAACTCGTTAATCTAATTTCATAA
- a CDS encoding gluconolaconase: MKPMLPIEKYFGKFELVYEFYGAMPTGVSVSETGRIFICFPKWGDDVKFTVAEIVEDKLQPYPNLETNVVNPENITMTFISVQSVVADGRGTLWVLDTAAPNFSEPIKGGAKLVAVDLKTNTIRRVYTFSEDVVLPTTYLNDVRFDFRVGNAGYAYITDSSSKGPGAIIVVDLETGNAFRRLNGANSTSPDPYLIPKVEGQILMNRNKDGSTSPFRLASDGIAISPDGKVLFFCPLTSRHLFSISTEALRDRDIPDNDLPYHVEYWGEKGASDGMITDEKGTVYAGDYENNSIRKIFPNGTMDTIAHDPRILWPDTFSIGPDQYLYVIVNQLHRQPRFHYGKDLRQKPYSLLRIKIDELPAPTFS, translated from the coding sequence ATGAAACCTATGCTACCTATTGAAAAATATTTCGGTAAGTTCGAATTAGTTTATGAGTTTTATGGCGCTATGCCAACAGGTGTTAGTGTTTCGGAAACTGGTCGTATTTTCATTTGTTTTCCGAAATGGGGAGACGATGTTAAATTTACGGTGGCGGAAATTGTTGAGGATAAATTGCAGCCTTATCCTAATTTAGAAACCAATGTAGTGAACCCCGAGAATATCACCATGACTTTCATCAGTGTCCAAAGCGTAGTTGCGGATGGAAGGGGAACGCTTTGGGTATTAGACACAGCGGCACCCAATTTTTCTGAACCTATTAAAGGTGGGGCGAAGTTAGTCGCTGTTGATTTAAAAACCAATACAATTAGAAGAGTATATACCTTTTCAGAAGATGTTGTCCTGCCAACAACTTACCTGAATGATGTCCGATTTGATTTTCGTGTTGGAAACGCAGGTTATGCCTATATTACGGATTCTTCTTCCAAGGGACCAGGAGCAATAATCGTCGTAGATTTAGAAACTGGAAACGCGTTTAGACGGTTAAATGGAGCAAATTCAACTTCACCCGATCCCTATTTAATACCGAAAGTAGAAGGTCAAATTTTAATGAATCGAAACAAAGACGGTTCAACTTCTCCATTTAGATTGGCATCTGACGGTATTGCGATTTCTCCTGATGGAAAGGTACTATTTTTTTGCCCACTGACAAGTCGTCATCTGTTCTCGATCTCAACAGAAGCCCTGAGAGACAGAGATATCCCGGACAATGATTTGCCTTATCATGTGGAGTATTGGGGAGAAAAAGGTGCGTCTGATGGAATGATCACCGATGAAAAGGGAACTGTTTACGCTGGAGATTATGAAAATAACAGTATCCGTAAAATATTTCCAAATGGCACAATGGATACTATCGCACATGATCCGAGAATTCTGTGGCCAGATACTTTTTCAATTGGTCCGGATCAATATTTATATGTCATTGTGAACCAATTACATCGGCAACCTAGATTTCATTATGGAAAAGACTTACGCCAGAAACCATATAGTTTACTTCGTATCAAAATTGATGAACTTCCAGCTCCGACCTTTTCATAA
- a CDS encoding HlyC/CorC family transporter, which produces MIMVALLIVLTGFFVATEFAIIRIRSSRVDQLVLEGNRNAKAARHVISNLDEYLSACQLGITVTALGLGWIGESTIEHLLHPVFEALDIAPAASGVLSIILALCIMTFLHVVIGELAPKTIAIQKAERVTLLFAKPIIFFYKLMYPFIKTLNGSARFITGLFGLKLASEHEVAHSEEELRLILSESYKNGEINSSEYNYMNNIFQFDDRIAKEIMIPRTELVAFSKDMPLAECIQLASEENYTRYPIYDGDKDHIIGMVNMKEVLTDYIKGKKQEVSIQHYLRPVIQVIESVSLQDLLVKMQKDRVHMAILIDEYGGTGGLVTVEDILEEIVGDIRDEFDYDESPDIRKIDHNKTMLDGKVLVEEVNSLFGLNIDDTDIDTIGGWILSEKMDVQQGDVLSVDEYDFHIVEVEGFHIKKIKVEKSLIQRSPA; this is translated from the coding sequence ATCATTATGGTGGCCCTTTTAATTGTATTGACGGGATTTTTTGTTGCTACGGAATTTGCGATTATACGAATTCGTAGTTCAAGAGTTGACCAGCTTGTTTTAGAAGGAAACAGAAATGCAAAAGCCGCCAGACATGTAATATCGAATTTAGATGAGTATTTATCTGCTTGTCAGCTTGGTATTACCGTAACTGCGTTAGGATTAGGTTGGATTGGTGAATCAACAATAGAGCATTTGCTACATCCTGTATTTGAAGCACTTGATATTGCACCTGCAGCTTCTGGTGTACTTTCCATTATTTTGGCACTATGTATTATGACATTTTTACATGTTGTCATTGGTGAGCTTGCACCCAAAACCATTGCCATTCAAAAAGCAGAGCGCGTTACACTTTTATTTGCAAAGCCGATTATTTTCTTCTATAAACTTATGTACCCATTTATCAAAACATTAAACGGGTCAGCAAGATTTATTACAGGTTTATTTGGACTAAAGCTCGCTTCAGAGCATGAAGTAGCACACTCAGAAGAAGAACTTCGATTAATTCTTTCTGAAAGCTATAAAAACGGTGAGATTAATTCATCTGAATATAATTATATGAACAACATCTTTCAGTTCGACGATCGTATTGCAAAAGAAATCATGATACCGAGGACTGAATTGGTTGCATTTAGTAAAGATATGCCACTTGCCGAATGTATTCAGCTGGCATCCGAAGAAAACTATACACGATATCCTATTTATGATGGAGATAAGGACCATATTATCGGGATGGTTAACATGAAAGAAGTATTAACTGATTATATTAAAGGAAAAAAGCAGGAAGTATCGATCCAACATTACCTAAGACCTGTTATTCAAGTAATCGAATCAGTTTCCCTTCAAGATCTTCTTGTAAAAATGCAAAAAGACCGTGTTCACATGGCCATTTTAATTGATGAGTATGGTGGAACTGGTGGTCTTGTTACTGTTGAAGATATTCTAGAAGAGATTGTCGGAGATATACGTGATGAGTTTGACTATGATGAATCACCAGATATAAGAAAAATAGACCACAACAAGACCATGTTAGATGGTAAAGTACTAGTCGAGGAAGTAAACTCACTCTTCGGATTAAATATTGATGATACTGACATTGATACGATCGGTGGCTGGATATTAAGTGAAAAGATGGACGTTCAACAGGGAGACGTATTATCAGTAGACGAATATGACTTCCATATCGTTGAAGTCGAAGGATTCCATATTAAGAAAATTAAAGTTGAAAAGTCATTGATACAACGTTCACCTGCATAG
- a CDS encoding Rrf2 family transcriptional regulator, with amino-acid sequence MSISSRFAVGIHILALIELNNVGVTTSEFLATSVNTNPAVIRKLMGMLKKAGLIEVHPGIAGAKLAKELSSITLFDVYKAVNVVQEKELFSIHESTLPDCLVGRNIQNTIEPLFTAAQLAMENVLRNVTLEDVVKDIATKENIC; translated from the coding sequence ATGTCCATCAGTAGCCGGTTTGCAGTAGGAATTCATATATTGGCTCTAATTGAATTAAATAATGTAGGCGTTACTACTTCTGAATTTTTAGCTACGAGTGTTAACACGAACCCAGCCGTTATAAGAAAACTAATGGGGATGTTAAAAAAGGCTGGTTTGATAGAAGTACATCCAGGAATTGCAGGTGCTAAACTCGCAAAGGAATTATCCAGTATCACTTTGTTCGACGTATATAAGGCAGTAAATGTTGTACAGGAGAAAGAGTTGTTTAGCATACACGAAAGTACACTTCCTGATTGTCTTGTAGGAAGGAACATCCAGAATACAATTGAACCATTATTCACAGCAGCACAATTGGCAATGGAGAATGTTTTAAGAAATGTTACTTTAGAAGATGTTGTGAAAGACATAGCTACTAAAGAAAATATCTGTTAG
- a CDS encoding erythromycin esterase family protein, whose amino-acid sequence MVVTVNLTESIRKHALPFQGPEDLHPLVKASGHAKYVLLGEASHGTSEYYKTRTEITKKLIQENNFNFIAVEGDWPSCYEVNRYVKGYDHSYKSGKEVLEAFNRWPTWMWSNEEVLELIEWLKEYNETQDVKVGFYGLDVYSLWESMEAIIQYLEKTNSPDIDKAKKAFECFEPFHRQAEQYAVSAAIYGEDCMNEVLDLLRTMTANRQYYENDTEASLNLLVNSLVTANAEFYYHTMITNDNESWNIRDRHMVQVLSHISEYIGETAKGIVWEHNTHIGDARATDMYAQGMVNVGQLTREKFNHENIYAIGFGSYKGTVIASTKWGTPYEVMRVPNATSGSFEYYLHQAGSGDKILMFNEQNHYEFSETIGHRAIGVVYHPEYEHMGNYVPSRISDRYNAFIYHETTEALHPITINHTIV is encoded by the coding sequence ATGGTTGTAACCGTAAACCTAACTGAAAGTATCAGAAAGCATGCTCTTCCCTTTCAAGGTCCTGAAGATTTACATCCACTCGTAAAAGCCTCAGGTCATGCTAAATATGTATTACTAGGTGAAGCCTCTCACGGAACGAGTGAGTATTATAAAACACGAACAGAGATCACAAAGAAGCTCATTCAAGAAAACAACTTTAACTTTATTGCAGTTGAAGGAGATTGGCCATCTTGCTATGAGGTAAACCGATATGTAAAAGGCTATGATCATTCATATAAAAGTGGAAAAGAAGTACTCGAGGCATTTAATCGTTGGCCGACTTGGATGTGGTCAAATGAAGAAGTATTAGAACTAATTGAATGGTTAAAAGAATACAACGAAACACAAGATGTTAAAGTTGGATTTTATGGGTTAGATGTATATAGCCTTTGGGAATCGATGGAAGCTATTATTCAATACTTGGAGAAAACGAATTCTCCAGATATTGATAAGGCAAAAAAGGCATTTGAATGCTTCGAACCCTTCCATCGCCAAGCTGAACAATACGCAGTCTCTGCTGCCATTTATGGCGAAGACTGCATGAATGAGGTTCTTGATTTATTACGTACAATGACGGCAAATAGACAGTATTATGAAAACGATACAGAAGCATCATTGAATTTACTTGTGAATTCATTAGTGACAGCCAATGCTGAATTTTACTATCATACCATGATTACAAATGATAATGAATCGTGGAACATCCGTGATCGTCATATGGTTCAAGTGTTAAGTCATATCTCTGAATATATTGGTGAAACGGCAAAAGGAATTGTATGGGAGCACAATACACATATTGGAGATGCACGAGCAACAGATATGTATGCACAGGGTATGGTCAATGTCGGGCAGCTGACACGGGAAAAGTTTAACCACGAAAATATATATGCTATTGGGTTTGGATCCTATAAAGGAACCGTGATTGCATCAACAAAATGGGGCACTCCTTATGAAGTCATGAGAGTACCCAATGCAACATCCGGCAGCTTTGAATATTATCTACACCAAGCTGGCAGTGGGGATAAAATCTTGATGTTTAATGAACAAAATCACTATGAATTTTCTGAAACCATTGGTCATCGCGCTATTGGCGTTGTCTATCATCCCGAGTATGAACATATGGGAAATTACGTACCATCACGTATTTCCGACCGGTACAATGCCTTTATCTACCATGAAACGACTGAAGCTTTGCACCCTATCACAATTAATCATACCATTGTCTAA
- a CDS encoding VTT domain-containing protein: MTEELIHLLFESNIYVAMVLSITLNVIISILAVVPSVFITAANISVFGFWEGSFVSLAGEVIGSIISFKLYRLGFMKLHSQNRNIKYIEKLRHVRGVQAFILILSMRLLPFMPSGIITLGSAYGTVTLFTFTSATLIGKIPAILMEAYSVHTYLNWEDEAKVWFTIIGIVLLGMYVLFKKLK, from the coding sequence ATGACCGAAGAGCTAATTCATCTTCTTTTTGAGAGTAACATATACGTGGCCATGGTACTTAGTATTACTCTGAATGTAATCATTAGTATCCTTGCAGTTGTGCCAAGTGTGTTTATTACTGCAGCCAATATTTCTGTATTTGGCTTTTGGGAAGGGTCATTTGTTTCATTAGCAGGTGAAGTGATTGGCAGCATTATTTCATTCAAGTTGTATAGACTGGGATTTATGAAATTACATAGTCAAAACCGAAACATCAAGTATATCGAAAAACTACGTCATGTACGAGGTGTGCAAGCATTTATCCTTATTTTATCAATGCGCCTTCTCCCTTTTATGCCATCCGGTATTATAACGCTTGGATCTGCCTATGGGACAGTTACACTTTTCACCTTTACAAGCGCAACCTTGATAGGTAAAATCCCAGCCATTCTAATGGAAGCTTATTCAGTACATACGTACTTGAACTGGGAAGATGAAGCAAAGGTCTGGTTCACTATCATTGGCATAGTGTTACTTGGAATGTATGTACTATTTAAGAAATTGAAATAA
- the fbpA gene encoding Fur-regulated basic protein FbpA: MLGRKNVVENKLDARKNFLINELLSVGIYKLESQHLFELSISKLEAEYRLLQLGK; encoded by the coding sequence ATTTTAGGGAGAAAAAATGTTGTGGAAAATAAATTGGATGCCAGGAAGAATTTCTTAATTAATGAGTTACTAAGTGTTGGAATTTATAAGCTTGAATCTCAACATTTATTTGAGTTATCAATATCAAAGTTAGAAGCTGAATATAGACTATTGCAATTAGGAAAATGA
- a CDS encoding PLP-dependent aminotransferase family protein — protein sequence MDWKPARGLKKPIYKQLAEFIEKGIADGSLSPESPLPSERLLAKELQINRSTVVAAYDELESNGLITRTRGSGTTISKDIWGLSNKRVPSWNRYIEAGSFMPSLPINQRIRKEMTKHKLINLASGELSEDLFPKQALRDITSTRFFIGSLGYDHPQGNIALRETLTAHVKNYRSINTIPSSILITSGAQQALHLIVQCLLKPGDSILLEDPSYHYNLSIFESAGVNVYKINVDSNGFNYEELLSQIKKYAVKMIFINPTFQNPTGYTLSNRKKKLLLDLSYEHGIPIVEDDPYSLSSFLGKGIQSIKSMDVNGNVLYISSLSKIVASGLRIGWIIGPERVIERLSDAKQQIDFGHSSFTQWIANDFLNSQGFDNHLQNLVKQLEKRRDQIVNSLNHYLEGQVEYHIPTGGIHLWCKIKHDVNELKLLEESIIRGLLYTPGFTMGSTKGYVRFTFAREQEELIDEGIRKFADALGSIKN from the coding sequence ATGGATTGGAAACCAGCGCGAGGATTGAAAAAACCAATATATAAACAATTAGCTGAATTTATTGAAAAAGGAATAGCAGATGGGTCGCTTTCACCTGAAAGTCCCTTGCCTTCAGAAAGATTATTGGCAAAAGAACTTCAAATAAACAGAAGTACTGTTGTTGCAGCATACGATGAATTAGAATCAAACGGACTAATAACGAGAACTAGAGGTAGTGGCACAACCATAAGCAAAGATATTTGGGGTCTTTCTAACAAACGAGTCCCAAGTTGGAATAGATATATAGAAGCAGGCTCTTTTATGCCTAGTTTACCGATAAATCAAAGAATACGTAAAGAAATGACTAAACATAAGTTAATTAATCTAGCTAGTGGAGAATTATCAGAAGATTTGTTTCCTAAACAGGCACTTAGAGATATAACATCAACACGTTTTTTTATTGGTAGCCTAGGTTATGATCATCCACAGGGAAATATTGCTCTAAGAGAAACTTTAACTGCACATGTGAAAAATTATAGAAGCATTAATACAATACCATCGTCAATATTAATTACTTCAGGAGCTCAGCAAGCACTTCATCTTATTGTACAATGTCTTTTAAAACCAGGGGATTCCATTTTACTAGAGGATCCTTCGTATCACTATAATTTATCTATTTTTGAATCTGCTGGTGTAAATGTCTATAAAATAAATGTTGATTCTAACGGGTTTAATTATGAAGAACTCTTATCTCAGATTAAGAAATACGCAGTAAAGATGATTTTTATAAATCCCACTTTTCAAAATCCGACTGGCTATACGCTTAGCAATCGAAAGAAAAAACTTCTATTAGATTTATCATATGAACATGGTATTCCAATTGTTGAAGATGATCCTTACAGCTTATCTTCCTTCTTGGGGAAAGGAATTCAAAGTATTAAATCAATGGACGTTAACGGCAATGTCTTATATATAAGTTCTTTATCAAAGATAGTAGCATCTGGATTAAGGATCGGTTGGATTATAGGTCCAGAACGGGTTATTGAGAGGCTATCAGATGCGAAACAACAGATTGACTTTGGACATTCAAGCTTTACTCAATGGATCGCAAATGATTTTTTAAATTCACAGGGATTTGATAATCATCTGCAGAATCTTGTTAAGCAATTAGAGAAAAGAAGAGATCAGATTGTAAATAGTTTGAATCATTATTTAGAGGGGCAAGTGGAATATCATATTCCCACGGGTGGGATCCATTTATGGTGTAAAATTAAACATGATGTAAACGAGTTAAAGTTACTTGAGGAATCTATAATCAGAGGTTTACTTTATACCCCTGGCTTTACAATGGGATCCACAAAGGGGTATGTTCGTTTCACCTTTGCCCGGGAACAGGAAGAATTGATCGACGAAGGAATACGTAAATTTGCTGATGCACTAGGTTCTATTAAAAATTAA